A single genomic interval of Pseudorasbora parva isolate DD20220531a chromosome 21, ASM2467924v1, whole genome shotgun sequence harbors:
- the LOC137055911 gene encoding 5-hydroxytryptamine receptor 7 has translation MRATYFQNHGQLSTVNMISALTKDRVQALMTSLTSEVMDVRFLNKMHDTTTTFPTATFMDNDTRCGEPILSYGHFEKVLIGGVLTLLTFLTICGNLLVVISVCFVKKLKQPSNYLIVSLAVADLSVAVVVMPFVSITDLIGGQWIFGRVFCNVFIAMDVMCCTASIMSLCVISIDRYLGITKPLTYPMRQSGKCMAKIVLSVWLLSASITLPPLFGWAQNVNDDNVCLISQDLGYTIYSTAVAFYIPMSVMLIMYYRIYRVAKVSAAKHTIAGFPKAEDEESVNCVTAALKLQREVEECVSFSRLLKSDRKNISIFKREQKAAATLGIVVGAFAVCWLPFFLLSTARPFICGVKCSCVPLWVERTLLWLGYANSLINPFIYAFFNRDLRTTYHNLIRCRYRNINRKLSAASMHEALKLAERPDLVL, from the exons ATGAGAGCAACATATTTTCAGAACCACGGACAGCTCTCAACAGTCAATATGATCTCGGCGCTGACGAAGGATCGCGTGCAGGCACTCATGACCAGTTTGACATCTGAAGTGATGGATGTGCGATTTCTTAACAAGATGCACGACACCACTACAACTTTTCCGACGGCAACTTTTATGGACAACGACACCAGATGCGGAGAGCCGATTTTGAGTTACGGGCATTTTGAGAAAGTGCTCATCGGAGGAGTTCTGACCTTGCTTACGTTTTTAACAATCTGCGGAAATCTGCTGGTGGTCATATCAGTGTGTTTCGTGAAGAAACTAAAGCAGCCGTCTAATTATTTAATCGTTTCTCTGGCCGTTGCAGACCTGTCGGTGGCGGTGGTCGTAATGCCGTTTGTCAGCATCACTGATCTCATAGGAGGACAGTGGATCTTTGGTCGtgttttttgtaatgtttttatcGCCATGGATGTGATGTGCTGCACCGCTTCTATAATGTCACTGTGTGTCATAAGCATAGACAG GTATCTGGGCATAACTAAGCCATTGACGTATCCCATGAGACAGAGTGGAAAGTGCATGGCCAAAATAGTGCTGTCTGTATGGCTTCTCTCTGCCTCCATCACTCTACCCCCACTGTTCGGATGGGCTCAGAATGTCAACGATGACAACGTGTGTCTGATCAGCCAGGACCTAGGCTACACTATATACTCCACTGCCGTGGCCTTCTATATTCCTATGTCCGTGATGCTCATTATGTACTACCGGATATACAGGGTGGCGAAGGTGAGTGCTGCCAAGCACACAATTGCTGGCTTTCCAAAAGCAGAAGACGAGGAAAGCGTGAACTGCGTGACTGCGGCCCTAAAGCTGCAGAGGGAGGTGGAGGAGTGCGTGAGCTTTTCTCGTCTTCTCAAAAGTGATCGTAAAAACATCTCCATCTTCAAAAGGGAGCAGAAGGCGGCGGCCACCCTTGGGATTGTCGTGGGGGCTTTCGCTGTGTGCTGGCTGCCCTTCTTCCTGCTTTCCACGGCGCGTCCGTTCATCTGTGGGGTGAAATGCAGCTGCGTGCCTTTGTGGGTAGAGAGGACGCTGCTGTGGCTAGGATATGCCAACTCACTCATAAACCCCTTCATTTATGCATTCTTCAACAGGGACCTCAGGACCACCTACCACAACCTCATTCGCTGCCGCTATCGGAACATCAACCGCAAGCTCTCGGCAGCCAGCATGCACGAGGCTTTGAAACTAGCTGAGAGACCTGACCTGGTGCTGTAG